From one Plectropomus leopardus isolate mb chromosome 8, YSFRI_Pleo_2.0, whole genome shotgun sequence genomic stretch:
- the ncoa6 gene encoding nuclear receptor coactivator 6 — translation MAHRSTPPSPSQRTEYLEPDNDSDRDSGVGEDAGEDADSCHGGTVTEEEQVNKQEDVEETNGEGEDFTVFVAFQGNMEDEDFTQKLDTILSGIPDMLDMGSERLQPQHVEPWNSVRVTFNIPRDAAERLRLLAQNNQQQLRDLGILSVQIEGEGAINVAVGPNRGQEVRVNGPIGAPGQMRMEVGFPGHPGPGGVRMANPAMVPPGPGMSGQAMVPGSSGQMHPRVQRPSSQTGSDVMDPMMPGMSVQQQQQLQHQQAGPHASGPMPPQAAHHMQALQGGRPLNPAALQQLQQQHHQQQQAQQQAQLSQLGPRPPFNPSGQMAVPPGWNQLPSGVLQPPAAQGGPAWRKPPPQAQMVQRPPSLATVQTPSHPPPPYPFGSQQAGQVFNAMGQGQIQQQQQTGVGQFAAPQPKGPQAGPGGVTGQPRPPPPLPPTSGPQGNLTAKSPGSSSSPFQQGSPGTPPMMAQRPTTPQGFPQGVGSPGRAALGQQGNLQQGFMGMPQHGQPGAQVHPGMPKRPMGFPNPNFVQGQVSASTPGTPGGGASQQLQSSQAMTHAGAPPSASTPNSMQGPPHAQPNVMGVQSSMAGLPPGTTAGPSMGQQQPGLQTQMMGLQHQAQPVSSSPSQKVQGQGGGQTVLSRPISQGQRGGMTPPKQMMPQQGQGVMHGQGQMVGGQGHQAMLLQQQQQQQQNSMMEQMVANQMQGNKQAFGGKIPAGVMPGQMMRGPAPNVQGNMAQFQSQVGPQQMTPQQQQQMAQLQQQQLQQQQQHQLQQQQLQQQQQQQQQQQHQQMNQQQPQQVSIAGNPNQAMGMHGQQMRLPAGHPLIQQQLQQQQLQQQQKQQQQAMLQQQQQQQQQQQQQQQAAQQHPHPLGDPNSGTGDLGVQQMVPDIQAQQQQGMMAGPQHMQMGNGHFGGHGMNFNSQFPGQMQMGGPCVQPGGFNVSKDVTLTSPLLVNLLQSDISASQFGPGGKQGAGGGNQAKPKKKKPARKKKPKEGEGPQQVEGLGGLDVAAGMEDSDLPNLGGEQSLGLDTSGQKLPDFANRPAGFPGQPGDQRVLQQVPMQFMQQQQQQQQQQQQQQQQQQQQQQQQQQQQQMQHMQQQQIQQQQMQQQQQIQQQMQQQQIQQQQQQLQQQQQQMQQQQMQQQQQMQQMQMQGQGQPQMHPHQLQQQQQQQQQQQQQQQQQNQQPHLQQQMMMMLKMQQEQAKNRMSIPPGGQLPPRGMGNPPEVQRLPVSQQGNMPVMISLQGHGGVPPSPDKARGMPLMVNPQLAGAARRMSHPDVGQGPQSTGSEEASAGAHLKPERPGGPETGVQPGNGNQQMMTNQGSNAHMMKQGPVPSPMPQHTGASPQQQLPSQPQQGGPMPGIHFPNVPTTSQSSRPKTPNRASPRPYHHPLTPTNRPPSTEPSEINLSPERLNASIAGLFPPKINIPLPPRQPNLNRGFDQQGLNPTTLKAIGQAPPNLTLPGSNNGSVGGNNTNNSQQPFATGAGGAGAKQDKQPGAQGKRASPSNSRRSSPASSRKSATPSPGRQKGAKMAVTCPPAQQQMVNPQGQTMMLSPTSVPPSPVSMPSQVSVGMEAQQAQTPFHGMQGNPAEGVRESQGMMAAEQRQMPQPQPQPLRELSAPRMASPRFPVPQQPKPDLELQAGTVDRHPAHTAAMQDSEVSPSLRAAPTSLNQLLDNSGIPNMPLRPAQSNAVRDGMGKDSPKSALEPERPLHSNPQSTDISAAVTTAATINDSEAKPKPTVPIMTSSPNLQPAPMSSLHPSTNVTSNIIPNPSQNPVSSLGVNPSANVNPTPTRSTNSTATTSVSPNPVTSSQSSPASIVNTTSNSSSAQKPSPSPKPVTSVHSVIQIPASSSTISPNQITVFVTSNPITSAPTSQVPTSLVSTMVAVPNKSIRPQDIRQQAPVPRPPQFITTPVFINPIFQVPGASVAPNTTMVSQSVTMMGPIQVSTTNIQLSPAPSSTQSSGANVTSTQPARSAVGQLQLATSVPSPVQVVTPPAPSQINPGAPKTENLGETGSAQKPSPPVRQPSPHPSPAASSPFQSPLASPPLCSSPGAANTIRKSPMSPSPTAQVKSKPTQASPTVSGPADSQQSPVERPAQGPTGAVPPQVFHPPASQAIQIEALAPLTTTTAAPNNITPPAVSSAIPVPGQVAAPTQIVTQAPVPPPASVSSQAQTVPPQTPNVTVVGATTGVSSTLLSTVAPVQSPIPSIVSIVAGSGSALEVAPTTSSPVTNPSAVPPAQLDPVAMEPPMPPAAASAETTQTTAAPVNKEVPQSQEPITSEKTGEDASTGSEQGWAKKRKTPINLVPSTAVEKPKGPSRRSSRAEKEVEEEPVADSGIRKRSARPGASAAVKETGASPTQAKRRKSK, via the exons ATGGCGCATCGAAGCACCCCACCTTCGCCCTCGCAGAGGACAGAGTACCTGGAGCCTGATAATGATTCCGACAGGGACTCAGGTGTTGGGGAGGATGCAGGGGAGGATGCTGACAGTTGCCATGGAGGCACAGTAACAGAGGAGGAGCAAGTCAACAAGCAAGAGGATGTGGAAGAAACCAACGGGGAGGGAGaagattttacagtttttgttgcCTTTCAAGGGAATATGGAAGATGAGGACTTCACTCAAAAACTTGACACTATCCTCAGTGGAATACCAGACATGCTTGATATGG GCTCTGAAAGGCTACAGCCACAACATGTGGAGCCGTGGAACAGTGTGCGAGTTACCTTCAACATTCCTCGGGATGCTGCTGAGCGACTCAGACTGTTGGCCCAGAAcaaccagcagcagctcagagaccTGGGGATTCTCTCTGTGCAGATAGAAG GGGAAGGGGCCATCAATGTGGCTGTGGGACCAAATAGAGGACAAGAAGTCAGAGTGAATGGACCAATTGGAGCACCTGGCCAGATGAGAATGGAGGTTGGCTTTCCAGGTCATCCTGGTCCAG GAGGAGTACGGATGGCTAATCCGGCAATGGTTCCCCCAGGGCCTGGCATGTCAGGTCAAGCTATGGTACCAGGCAGCAGTGGACAGATGCACCCTCGTGTTCAGAGACCATCTTCACAGACAGGTTCAG ATGTGATGGATCCAATGATGCCAGGCATGTCAGttcagcagcaacagcaacttCAGCATCAACAGGCCGGTCCCCATGCCTCAGGCCCAATGCCTCCTCAGGCTGCTCATCACATGCAGGCTCTGCAGGGAGGTAGACCGCTCAACCCTGCTGcactgcagcagctacagcaACAACATCACCAACAGCAACAAGCCCAGCAGCAAGCTCAGCTCTCCCAGCTTGGACCTAGACCTCCATTCAACCCATCGGGCCAGATGGCTGTACCTCCTGGCTGGAACCAGCTGCCCTCCGGTGTCCTCCAGCCACCAGCAGCCCAAGGAGGCCCTGCCTGGAGAAAGCCCCCACCCCAAGCCCAAATGGTTCAACGTCCACCCTCCCTTGCTACAGTTCAGACTCCCAGCCATCCTCCGCCGCCTTACCCGTTTGGCAGCCAGCAGGCTGGGCAGGTGTTCAATGCCATGGGCCAGGGACAAatacagcaacagcagcagacaggagTGGGTCAGTTTGCTGCTCCCCAGCCTAAAGGCCCACAGGCTGGTCCTGGTGGTGTCACAGGACAGCCCAGACCACCTCCACCCCTTCCACCAACATCTGGACCGCAGGGAAACCTCACTGCCAAGTCCCCTggctcctcctcatctcctttTCAGCAGGGTTCACCTGGGACTCCTCCCATGATGGCTCAGAGACCTACAACACCACAGGGTTTTCCCCAGGGCGTTGGATCACCAGGAAGAGCAGCCCTCGGCCAACAGGGTAACTTGCAGCAAGGATTCATGGGAATGCCCCAGCATGGACAGCCTGGGGCCCAAGTTCACCCAG GCATGCCGAAGCGTCCCATGGGCTTTCCAAACCCAAACTTTGTCCAAGGTCAGGTGAGTGCCAGCACTCCAGGAACCCCTGGTGGAGGAGCCAGTCAGCAGCTTCAGAGCAGCCAAGCAATGACTCATGCAG GAGCTCCACCCTCAGCCTCCACCCCTAACTCAATGCAGGGTCCACCACATGCCCAACCCAATGTTATGGGTGTACAAAGTAGCATGGCAGGTCTGCCACCTGGTACAACCGCTGGGCCTAGTATGGGCCAGCAGCAGCCTGGCCTCCAGACCCAGATGATGGGCCTCCAGCATCAGGCCCAGCCCGTGTCCTCCTCCCCCAGCCAGAAGGTTCAAGGCCAAGGTGGAGGTCAGACTGTTCTCTCAAGGCCCATCAGTCAAGGGCAGAGAGGAGGGATGACCCCACCCAAGCAAATGATGCCTCAGCAAGGCCAGGGGGTGATGCATGGGCAGGGTCAGATGGTTGGGGGCCAAGGGCACCAGGCCATGCtcctacagcagcagcaacaacagcaacaaaactcCATGATGGAGCAAATGGTTGCCAACCAGATGCAAGGCAACAAGCAGGCATTTGGAGGCAAGATTCCAGCTGGGGTCATGCCTGGCCAGATGATGCGTGGCCCTGCCCCAAACGTTCAAGGTAACATGGCTCAGTTCCAGAGCCAAGTTGGCCCTCAGCAGATGACcccacaacagcagcagcaaatggCTCAACTCCAACAACAGCAgttacaacaacagcaacagcaccaattgcaacagcaacagctacaacaacagcagcagcaacaacaacagcaacaacaccaGCAGATGAACCAGCAACAGCCCCAGCAGGTTTCTATCGCTGGCAATCCGAATCAAGCTATGGGCATGCACGGGCAACAAATGAGGCTCCCTGCTGGTCATCCTCTCATCCAACAGCAGTTGCAACAGCAGCAgttacagcagcaacagaaacaacagcaacaggcCATgttgcaacagcagcaacagcaacaacaacaacaacaacaacaacaacaggcaGCTCAACAACACCCACATCCTTTGGGAGATCCTAATAGTGGAACAGGGGACTTGGGGGTCCAACAGATGGTCCCTGATATCCAGGCACAGCAACAGCAAGGCATGATGGCGGGTCCTCAGCACATGCAGATGGGAAATGGCCACTTTGGAGGTCATGGCATGAACTTTAACTCACAGTTCCCAGGTCAGATGCAGATGGGGGGACCCTGCGTACAGCCAGGAGGCTTTAACGTCAGCAAAGATGTAACACTGACAAGCCCACTGCTGGTCAATCTGCTGCAGAGCGATATCTCAGCCAGCCAGTTTGGGCCAGGAGGAAAACAGGGAGCAGGAGGTGGCAACCAAGCCAAACCCAAAAAGAAGAAACCGGCAAGAAAGAAGAAGCCCAAAGAGGGAGAGGGACCACAGCAAGTAGAGGGACTTGG TGGTCTTGATGTGGCTGCTGGCATGGAGGATTCTGACCTGCCAAATCTGGGTGGTGAACAGAGTTTGGGTTTAGACACCTCTGGCCAGAAACTCCCTGATTTTGCCAACAGGCCTGCAG GCTTTCCTGGCCAACCTGGAGACCAGAGAGTATTGCAGCAGGTACCCATGCAGTTtatgcagcagcaacaacaacaacaacaacaacaacaacagcaacagcaacagcaacaacagcagcagcaacag cagcaacaacaacaacaaatgcagcacatgcaacagcagcagatacagcaacaacaaatgcagcagcagcaacaaatacaacaacaaatgcaacagcagcaaatacagcaacaacagcaacaattacaacaacaacaacagcagatgcagcaacagcagatgcagcaacagcagcagatgcAACAGATGCAGATGCAGG GTCAAGGCCAGCCCCAGATGCACCCTCATcagctgcagcaacagcagcagcagcagcaacagcagcagcaacagcagcagcagcaaaatcaGCAGCCACACTTGCAACAGCAG atgatgatgatgctgaagatgcagcaggagcaggcAAAGAATCGCATGTCCATCCCTCCAGGTGGGCAGCTCCCTCCTCGGGGTATGGGCAATCCACCCGAGGTGCAGAGGCTTCCCGTATCACAGCAAGGCAACATGCCTGTAATGATCAGCCTTCAGGGACATGGAGGTGTGCCGCCGTCACCTGACAAAGCCAGAGGGATGCCCCTGATGGTGAACCCACAG CTTGCAGGTGCTGCACGAAGAATGTCCCATCCTGATGTAGGACAGGGCCCTCAGAGCACTGGATCTGAGGAGGCCTCTGCAGGAGCCCACCTGAAACCAGAGAGACCTGGTGGCCCAGAAACTGGGGTGCAGCCTGGAAATGGGAACCAGCAGATGATGACCAACCAAGGCTCCAACGCTCACATGATGAAGCAGGGACCTGTTCCATCACCGATGCCCCAACACACTGGCGCCAGTCCTCAGCAACAGTTACCTAGTCAGCCTCAGCAAGGAGGCCCCATGCCAGGCATTCATTTCCCAAATGTCCCGACAACCTCTCAGAGCTCCCGGCCCAAAACCCCCAACAGAGCCAGCCCCAGGCCTTACCACCATCCCCTCACCCCAACTAATCGTCCACCGAGCACTGAACCCTCCGAAATCAACCTCTCGCCAGAGAGGCTAAATGCCTCTATTGCAGGGCTGTTCCCTCCCAAAATAAACATTCCTCTGCCTCCCAGGCAGCCTAACCTAAACAGGGGATTTGATCAGCAAGGTCTTAACCCAACAACTCTGAAAGCCATCGGACAGGCCCCTCCTAACTTAACCTTACCAGGCAGTAACAACGGCAGTGTGGGTGGAAATAACACTAACAACAGTCAGCAGCCTTTCGCAACTGGGGCAGGAGGAGCAGGCGCTAAACAGGACAAGCAGCCTGGAGCACAGGGTAAGAGGGCAAGTCCTAGCAACAGTCGGAGGTCAAGTCCAGCCTCTAGCCGTAAATCAGCCACCCCAAGTCCAGGGAGACAAAAGGGGGCAAAGATGGCCGTCACCTGCCCCCCTGCCCAACAGCAGATGGTCAACCCTCAGGGGCAAACCATGATGCTCAGCCCCACATCAGTACCCCCAAGTCCAGTATCTATGCCTTCACAAGTGAGTGTGGGCATGGAGGCACAGCAGGCCCAGACCCCCTTCCATGGGATGCAAGGTAACCCTGCTGAGGGTGTCAGGGAAAGTCAGGGAATGATGGCAGCAGAGCAGCGACAGATGCCTCAGCCCCAGCCACAGCCTTTGAGGGAGTTATCAGCTCCCAGAATGGCAAGTCCTCGTTTCCCTGTGCCGCAACAGCCTAAACCTGACTTGGAACTACAGGCTGGCACAGTTGATAGGCACCCAGCACACACAGCTGCCATGCAGGACTCTGAAGTCTCACCCTCTCTCAGGGCAGCTCCAACCTCCCTCAACCAGTTACTGGATAACTCTGGGATCCCAAACATGCCTCTTCGGCCTGCACAGAGTAACGCTGTTAGGGATGGCATGGGAAAAGACAGCCCCAAGTCAGCTTTGGAGCCAGAGAGACCACTCCACAGTAATCCCCAGAGTACAGATATCTCCGCTGCTGTCACTACTGCTGCCACTATAAATGATTCAGAAGCTAAACCCAAACCTACTGTCCCAATAATGACCAGCAGTCCTAATTTGCAGCCTGCTCCAATGTCCAGCTTGCACCCTAGCACTAACGTGACCTCTAATATTATCCCCAACCCTAGCCAAAACCCCGTCTCCAGTCTTGGTGTCAATCCCAGTGCGAATGTAAACCCAACGCCAACCCGCAGTACAAACAGTACTGCAACCACGAGTGTGAGCCCCAACCCAGTCACTTCCAGTCAGAGCAGTCCTGCTTCTATCGTTAATACCACTTCGAACTCCAGCTCTGCTCAAAAACCAAGCCCCAGTCCTAAACCTGTGACAAGtgttcattcagtcattcagatCCCGGCCTCCTCTAGCACAATTTCACCTAATCAGATCACTGTGTTCGTCACCTCTAACCCCATCACCTCTGCCCCCACTTCGCAGGTACCCACATCATTGGTGTCCACCATGGTGGCTGTCCCCAACAAGAGCATTAGACCTCAGGACATCAGGCAGCAGGCCCCTGTCCCCCGACCTCCTCAGTTTATCACCACCCCTGTATTTATCAACCCCATTTTTCAGGTCCCAGGTGCATCTGTGGCTCCCAATACCACAATGGTATCACAGTCAGTCACCATGATGGGGCCCATCCAAGTGTCCACTACAAACATCCAACTCTCTCCTGCCCCAAGCTCCACTCAGTCCTCAGGGGCTAACGTGACCAGCACTCAGCCTGCCAGAAGTGCTGTTGGACAGCTCCAGCTGGCCACTAGTGTGCCCTCACCAGTTCAAGTTGTTACTCCCCCAGCTCCTTCTCAAATTAACCCAGGGGCtcccaaaacagaaaatctagGTGAAACAGGCTCTGCTCAGAAACCTAGTCCCCCAGTCAGGCAGCCATCTCCTCATCCAAGCCCTGCTGCATCATCTCCCTTTCAGTCACCGCTGgcctcacctcctctctgctctaGTCCTGGGGCTGCTAACACCATCAGAAAAAGCCCCATGTCTCCGTCTCCCACCGCCCAGGTGAAAAGTAAACCCACACAGGCTTCTCCAACTGTGTCTGGTCCAGCTGATTCCCAGCAGAGTCCTGTAGAAAGGCCTGCGCAGGGGCCCACTGGGGCTGTACCACCACAGGTTTTTCATCCTCCTGCTAGTCAAGCCATTCAGATTGAAGCATTAGCTCCCCTTACTACCACTACTGCTGCTCCAAACAACATTACTCCACCTGCTGTCTCCTCTGCAATCCCAGTTCCTGGCCAAGTGGCTGCTCCTACTCAGATTGTTACCCAGGCTCCAGTGCCTCCACCAGCTTCAGTCTCAAGCCAGGCCCAGACTGTACCTCCTCAGACTCCTAATGTCACTGTAGTTGGTGCTACTACAGGTGTCTCTTCCACCTTACTCTCTACGGTTGCTCCTGTACAAAGTCCCATACCGTCCATTGTTTCAATTGTTGCTGGTTCTGGATCTGCTTTGGAGGTGGCCCCCACAACATCATCTCCAGTTACTAATCCCAGTGCTGTTCCAC